One region of Ostrinia nubilalis chromosome 14, ilOstNubi1.1, whole genome shotgun sequence genomic DNA includes:
- the LOC135078312 gene encoding uncharacterized protein LOC135078312 — protein MGNEEILKVSVRVPPFWPEEPALWFAQVESQFVLSGITKDDTKFYYLVAQLDHQYAIEVKDIITNPPPTDKYERLKSELIKRLSASQEKRIKQLLMHEELGDRKPSQFLRHLSGLAGPSVSSDFLLTLWSSRLPQNIQTVIVSQMDLDKDKLGELADKVYEIAPSTPQVASTSSAAVPYSNMEHQIAELTKQVAMLTSRLEDSENRSRARSQNNRYNRSRSRSKPRQPPPDHPHCFYHYTYGTKAKKCKQPCSFPSENFKGGRK, from the coding sequence ATGGGCAATGAGGAAATTTTAAAAGTCAGCGTAAGAGTCCCGCCCTTCTGGCCTGAGGAGCCTGCGTTGTGGTTTGCCCAGGTTGAATCACAGTTTGTCCTATCGGGTATAACTAAGGACGATACCAAGTTCTACTATTTGGTCGCGCAGTTGGACCACCAATATGCCATCGAAGTGAAGGACATCATCACCAACCCGCCTCCTACGGACAAGTACGAAAGGCTGAAGTCCGAACTAATTAAGCGACTGTCAGCTTCTCAGGAAAAACGGATTAAGCAGCTTCTGATGCACGAAGAGCTGGGCGATCGGAAGCCGTCTCAGTTCCTGCGTCACCTGTCGGGTTTGGCTGGTCCCTCGGTGTCTTCTGACTTCCTGCTTACTCTGTGGTCCAGCAGGCTGCCGCAGAACATCCAGACGGTCATCGTCTCTCAAATGGACCTCGATAAGGACAAACTCGGCGAGTTGGCTGATAAAGTTTATGAGATCGCACCATCAACTCCGCAAGTCGCCAGCACTTCCTCTGCTGCAGTTCCCTACAGCAACATGGAACATCAGATCGCAGAGTTGACCAAGCAAGTGGCTATGCTGACTAGCAGGCTTGAGGATTCAGAGAATCGATCACGTGCGAGATCTCAAAATAACCGGTACAATCGCTCACGCAGCCGCTCTAAACCAAGACAACCACCGCCTGACCATCCACACTGCTTCTACCACTACACCTACGGTACGAAGGCGAAGAAGTGTAAGCAGCCTTGCAGCTTCCCCTCGGAAAACTTCAAGGGCGGTCGGAAGTAG